ACTAAACAACTTTGTTTTTTTATTGGCCTAGCTTTGATGTACGCTGCGCTGCAAACGCGATTCGATTACTACGCACAATTTGTTTTTTCTTTTCACCGCCTTCAGCATTTAATTTTGCATCACCTTGCCAGCATGTTAATTGTGCTTGCCAATCCACTTCCGGTCCTCAGCTACAGCCTTTCCGATAAAACAACACGCGGCTTTACTGTTTTCTGGCAGCGCTCCGGTTTAAGCATCGCTTATAAAATAGCGCAAATACCCTGGATCGCCGCGCCACTATTTGTTGGCATCATTTATTTATGGCTGATACCCCAACTACACTTATTAGCTATGCTCAGCCGCAGCCTCTACAACCTAATGAACTGGGGCATGGCTGTTGATGGCCTGTTGTTCTGGTGGCTGATTTTTGATCCCCGCGCTGTAAAACCGGGCACCTCCACGCTAGGTTACGGAAAGCGCTGCCTGCTCTTGGCAGCCATCGCTTTTCCACAAATTATTTTGGGCGCTTACCTCACGTTTTCAAAAACCATCCGCTACGATATTTACGCGCTCTGCGGTCAACCCTGGCCCCTGTCGCCACTCATCGACCAACAAATCGGCGGTTTAATCACATGGATTCCCGGCGCAATGATGAGTGTAGTGGCAATGTTGATTGTCATGGTACGCTGGCGATCGTCCTCCAAAACATCAACCAAAAAAGGGGGATACTGATGACTCGCCTTGCGCTGACAACGTTTCTCAGTCTACTGTTACTTTCGGCCTGCCAAGCTGACTGGCACACTCAAGACATCTCGCCACTGATGCCACCCCTAGCCTTTCAGCTCACCGACGAAACCGGGCAGCAGACCACAGCAAACGACTACCTCGGCAAGATTAATCTGGTATTTTTTGGATTCACTCATTGTCAGTCCGCCTGCCCTGCAACCCTATCTCGGCTGGCATCTTTACTTGACGCGCTTCCACAATCTCAGCGCCAACAAATTAATGTGTTATTTGTCAGCGTAGATCCCAGGCGAGACTCGCCTCAGCAATTAACTCAATACACCAAAGGCTTTGGCTCGCGTTTTATTGGTCTTACTGGTACTCAAGATCAACTACAGACTCTTCACAAACGTTACAGAATCACTTACGGCTACGGGAACGCGTCTCCCACAGGGAGTTACATGGTGTCTCATAGCGCTGGTGTCTTTGTTTTTGCCAAAGACGGCAGTGCACAACTTCTCCTTCAACCTAACGACAGCAGCAAAGCCATTATCGCCGACCTGCGACGCTTAAGTAGCAAACGCTAGTGTTTATACACTCAGTTTAAATCGTTTATTGCGTCAATAGACCGCTACGTTAGATCTAAACAAAAACGCCAAGCCTTTTTCAAGACTTGGCATTTTTAGGTTAACAAATGCAGCAAAGCTGCCGTTCTAACTTAGATTGGCAATGGCAGAGAATCCAAACCCGGCAACGCATCTAAACCAGGTAAAGCGTCTAGCCCCGGCAAAGCAGACAAGCCTGGAATAGGTAAACCACCATCGCTAAAGCCCATCAAGTTCCCTTGTAAATGATCAAGCAGTACCAAGAGCTCATCAACAATAGCCGTCACCTCACCCTGAATCACATCGGGATCAGCACTTGGCAGAGCATCCACAACATCAGTGACTTGATCAGTAATGCCACCACCACCCGCCAAGTCATCAGCTGCGGTATCAATTGTTTTTGTCAATTGCTCAAGAACGTCCGAACCCGCATCCAAGGGCAAGCCATCAAGACCAGGAATCGGCAAACCGCCATCACCTAAAGATCCTAAAAGCGGCAGTGAATCCAGACCAGGGAGGCCACCGCCCCCCAAACCAGAAAGCAGGTCCAGGCCCGGAAGCCCACCACCCAGCGAACCCACAATAGGCAGACCATCAAGACCAGGTAAACTTGGCACCCCACCGCCCAAGGCGTCCAAACCAGGCAGAGAACCCAGTGGAATCAAGCCAATCAAATCCAGCCCTGGTAGCGCATCCAGGCCCGGCAAAGGCAGCGCGCCGACAACAGGCACCTGAGCATTGGCAGACCCCATCATTGCAGTCAAACCACCCGCAAAAACAGCTGACCTCAAAAGGTTATTTTTCATGACGTTTCACTCCAAGAAAACTGAATTCAAATCGTTATTTATCGCCTGATTGCTTGTTCATTAAACTATCAGCAACAGCATAAACTGATGTGCATATTACGGGTTTATACCTATGCATCATTGTGACGACCATCACAATTAACGATTTTTCCAAGGGGAGGTACGGCCTTAACGCTAAACCACAGCCAACATCCGAAAACGGGGCAAGTCTAGCCATCATATCAAACTGTCAATCGACAAGAAAACGAGTAAAAGACTACCAACAAGCCAATCTAGTTTTCTGGCATCGTAAAACGAAAAAAGCAGCCATGAAGGCTGCTTTTTTTAAAATGGTCGGAACGGCAGGATTTGAACCTGCGACCCCCACACCCCCAGTGTGGTGCGCTACCAGACTGCGCTACGCCCCGAAATCAGGGCAGGCATAATACCCCAAGAGATTAATAGAGTGAACCTATCTTTTTAAAAACTTTAACAATTCTTCCAGTTCACCTAGCATTTGTTTAATAACTAAACGCGTCTGCGATGCTTCATCTTTTGCGACCTCACCGGTCATTCGCTGGCGGGCACCACCGATGGTGTAACCCTGCTCATATAGCAAGCTGCGAATTTGACGGATCATCAACACATCCTGGTGCTGATAATAGCGGCGATTACCCCGACGCTTAACAGGCGCGAGCTGGGGGAATTCTTGCTCCCAATAGCGAAGGACGTGCGGCTTTACACTGCAAAGCTCGCTGACTTCTCCAATGGTAAAATAGCGTTTGCCGGGAATGGGCGGCAACTCATCATTGTGGCTTGGTTCCAGCATAATCCTCTACTCTGGATTTTAATTTTTGGCCGGGTCTAAACGTCACCACTCTACGGGCCGAGATAGGAATCTCCTCTCCCGTTTTAGGGTTTCGCCCCGGCCGTTGGCTCTTATCCCTAAGATCAAAATTGCCAAAC
The DNA window shown above is from Spongiibacter sp. IMCC21906 and carries:
- a CDS encoding MerR family transcriptional regulator, with amino-acid sequence MLEPSHNDELPPIPGKRYFTIGEVSELCSVKPHVLRYWEQEFPQLAPVKRRGNRRYYQHQDVLMIRQIRSLLYEQGYTIGGARQRMTGEVAKDEASQTRLVIKQMLGELEELLKFLKR
- the ihfA gene encoding integration host factor subunit alpha, coding for MTSLTKAEMAERLYEELGLNKREAKELVELFFEQVRHCLENNEQVKISGFGNFDLRDKSQRPGRNPKTGEEIPISARRVVTFRPGQKLKSRVEDYAGTKPQ
- a CDS encoding SCO family protein → MTRLALTTFLSLLLLSACQADWHTQDISPLMPPLAFQLTDETGQQTTANDYLGKINLVFFGFTHCQSACPATLSRLASLLDALPQSQRQQINVLFVSVDPRRDSPQQLTQYTKGFGSRFIGLTGTQDQLQTLHKRYRITYGYGNASPTGSYMVSHSAGVFVFAKDGSAQLLLQPNDSSKAIIADLRRLSSKR
- a CDS encoding cytochrome c oxidase assembly protein, whose protein sequence is MPELSFFNAVLPYQWEPILSIIFGGTLVMHLRGLIAGAQASMTKQLCFFIGLALMYAALQTRFDYYAQFVFSFHRLQHLILHHLASMLIVLANPLPVLSYSLSDKTTRGFTVFWQRSGLSIAYKIAQIPWIAAPLFVGIIYLWLIPQLHLLAMLSRSLYNLMNWGMAVDGLLFWWLIFDPRAVKPGTSTLGYGKRCLLLAAIAFPQIILGAYLTFSKTIRYDIYALCGQPWPLSPLIDQQIGGLITWIPGAMMSVVAMLIVMVRWRSSSKTSTKKGGY